A genome region from Paradevosia shaoguanensis includes the following:
- a CDS encoding acetyl-CoA C-acetyltransferase, with translation MAELRRVAIIGSQRIPFCRSYTGYADETNLSMLGTTIGGLADKYNLRGEAIGEVMAGAVIGHSRDFNLAREASLDAGLSARTPGTNIQIACGTSLQAALILGAKIATGEIDSGIAAGSDTVSDAPIVVGDRFQHRLSRLNRARSVGEKFKALKGFSFGELAPVAPSTQEPRTGLSMGQHCELMARQWGITREDQDRLALKSHQNAARAYDEGFHDDLLVSCAGIWRDNNIRADASLEKMATMKPAFDKTSGHGTLTAANSTPLTDGAASVLLASEDWARAHGLPVLAYLSMGKVSANNFAAGEGLLMAPTIAVSEMLARSNLTFADIDLFELHEAFAAQVLCTLKAWRDPKYNREVLERETPMGEIDPERINVKGSSLAYGHPFAATGARILGMATKMLETEDKQRALISVCTAGGMGVAALVERAG, from the coding sequence ATGGCTGAACTGCGCAGGGTCGCAATAATCGGGTCGCAACGCATTCCCTTCTGCCGGAGCTATACCGGCTATGCCGACGAAACCAACCTCTCTATGCTCGGCACGACCATCGGCGGGCTGGCAGACAAGTACAACCTCAGGGGAGAGGCCATCGGAGAAGTCATGGCCGGCGCCGTCATCGGCCATAGCCGCGATTTCAACCTCGCCCGCGAAGCCTCGCTCGATGCCGGCCTCTCCGCCCGCACGCCCGGCACCAATATTCAGATCGCCTGCGGCACGAGCCTGCAGGCCGCGCTCATCCTCGGCGCCAAGATCGCGACGGGCGAGATCGACAGCGGCATAGCCGCTGGCTCCGATACCGTTAGCGACGCGCCGATCGTCGTCGGCGACAGGTTCCAGCACCGGTTGTCCCGGCTCAACCGCGCCCGCTCGGTTGGCGAGAAGTTCAAGGCGCTGAAGGGTTTCTCCTTCGGCGAGCTGGCGCCGGTCGCGCCTTCGACCCAGGAGCCGCGCACCGGTCTTTCCATGGGCCAGCATTGCGAACTCATGGCCCGCCAATGGGGGATTACGCGCGAGGATCAGGATCGGCTGGCGCTCAAGAGCCATCAGAACGCTGCCAGAGCCTATGACGAGGGATTCCATGACGATCTTCTCGTCTCCTGCGCCGGCATCTGGCGCGACAACAATATCCGCGCCGATGCGAGCCTCGAAAAGATGGCGACCATGAAGCCGGCCTTCGACAAGACCTCCGGCCATGGGACGCTCACCGCCGCCAACTCGACCCCGCTGACGGACGGCGCCGCGTCCGTGCTGCTGGCCAGCGAAGACTGGGCCCGGGCGCATGGACTGCCTGTGCTTGCCTATCTGTCGATGGGCAAGGTCTCGGCCAACAATTTCGCTGCCGGCGAGGGTCTGCTCATGGCGCCGACTATCGCTGTTTCGGAAATGCTGGCCCGCTCCAACCTCACCTTCGCCGACATCGACCTCTTCGAGCTGCACGAGGCCTTTGCCGCCCAGGTGCTGTGCACCCTCAAGGCCTGGCGCGACCCGAAATACAATCGCGAGGTGCTCGAGCGCGAAACGCCGATGGGCGAGATCGATCCGGAGAGGATCAACGTCAAGGGCTCGAGCCTTGCCTATGGCCATCCCTTCGCTGCCACCGGTGCACGCATCCTCGGCATGGCTACCAAGATGCTCGAAACCGAGGACAAGCAGCGCGCCCTTATTTCCGTCTGTACGGCGGGTGGCATGGGGGTGGCGGCGCTGGTCGAGCGGGCCGGATGA
- a CDS encoding 3-hydroxyacyl-CoA dehydrogenase NAD-binding domain-containing protein, giving the protein MALPELKNWRFDVDFEQIGWLTIDTPGAGVNTLSRQAIVELETIVSHVEELANSREILGVVLLSGKEGGFIAGADISEFDAMSDYSILPEALRRTHAIFQRIENLKVPFVAGIHGFCLGGGLELALACHYRIAVNNDKTRIGFPEVNLGIFPGFGGTGRSVRQAGPIDAMQIMLTGRMLKAGAARGMGLVDKLVRHRDNLRWEGRKAVLQKRQSKPAPFIKRLMALGPARPYLVNKLREETAKKVSREHYPAPYALIDLFEKHGDDWRTMSAGEISAFVPLMGSETATNLRRVFFLSEGLKKQGLRGADKPQFNRVHVVGAGVMGGDIAAWCALRGLSVTLQDLDMERIKPALERAKKLFQKRLKKSREVAAAMARLEADVEGKGISRADVIIEAVVEKLEIKHKVFLDLEAKAKPTAILATNTSSIELERIAEGMQDPPRLIGLHFFNPVAQLPLVEVIRSRFNTDAEVALGASFALAISKSPVIVRSAPGFLVNRVLMPYMLGAVERVEKGESKELIDAAAIAFGMPMGPIELMDTVGLDVGKSVAQELGHPVPEGSKFAALVNAGKLGRKTGSGFYTWEKGKAQKGPVPEHPDLAGLGRELVKPLVDTTEIVVAENVVASADLADIGVILGTGFAPFLGGPTKARQDGKA; this is encoded by the coding sequence TTGGCCTTACCCGAACTCAAAAACTGGCGTTTCGACGTCGATTTCGAACAGATCGGCTGGCTGACCATCGATACGCCCGGGGCCGGCGTCAACACGCTCTCGCGCCAAGCCATTGTCGAACTCGAAACCATTGTCAGCCATGTCGAGGAACTGGCCAATAGCCGCGAAATCCTCGGCGTGGTGCTGCTTTCTGGCAAAGAGGGCGGCTTTATCGCTGGGGCAGATATTTCCGAATTCGACGCCATGTCGGATTACTCGATCCTGCCCGAGGCGCTGCGGCGCACCCATGCCATTTTCCAGCGCATCGAGAACTTGAAGGTGCCATTCGTGGCCGGCATCCACGGCTTCTGCCTCGGCGGCGGGCTGGAGCTGGCGCTTGCCTGCCATTACCGGATCGCCGTCAACAACGACAAGACACGTATCGGCTTCCCCGAGGTCAACCTGGGCATTTTCCCCGGCTTCGGCGGCACTGGCCGCTCCGTTCGGCAGGCCGGGCCGATCGATGCCATGCAGATCATGCTCACCGGCCGCATGCTCAAGGCCGGCGCGGCGCGTGGCATGGGGCTGGTCGACAAGCTCGTGCGCCATCGGGACAATCTGCGCTGGGAAGGCCGCAAGGCGGTGCTGCAGAAGCGCCAGTCCAAGCCCGCGCCCTTCATCAAGCGCCTGATGGCGCTCGGCCCCGCACGGCCCTATCTCGTCAACAAGCTGCGCGAAGAAACCGCCAAGAAGGTCAGCCGCGAGCACTATCCTGCACCCTATGCGCTGATCGATCTGTTCGAGAAGCACGGCGATGACTGGCGCACCATGAGCGCCGGCGAAATCTCCGCCTTCGTGCCGCTGATGGGTTCGGAAACCGCCACCAACCTGCGCCGTGTCTTTTTCCTCTCCGAAGGTCTCAAGAAGCAGGGGCTCAGGGGCGCGGACAAGCCGCAGTTCAACCGCGTCCATGTGGTCGGCGCCGGCGTCATGGGCGGCGATATCGCTGCCTGGTGTGCCCTGCGCGGTCTTTCGGTGACGCTCCAGGACCTCGACATGGAGCGCATCAAGCCGGCACTCGAGCGGGCGAAAAAGCTCTTTCAGAAGCGGCTGAAAAAGTCGCGTGAGGTTGCCGCCGCCATGGCTCGCCTTGAGGCGGATGTCGAAGGCAAGGGGATCTCGCGCGCCGATGTCATCATCGAGGCCGTGGTCGAAAAACTCGAGATCAAGCACAAGGTGTTTCTGGACCTGGAAGCGAAGGCAAAGCCGACCGCGATCCTCGCCACCAACACGTCTTCCATCGAGCTCGAACGCATTGCTGAGGGCATGCAGGACCCGCCTCGTCTCATAGGCCTCCACTTCTTCAACCCTGTGGCGCAACTGCCGCTGGTCGAAGTCATCCGCTCGCGCTTCAATACCGATGCCGAAGTGGCGCTGGGCGCCTCTTTTGCGCTGGCCATTTCCAAGAGCCCGGTCATCGTCAGGTCGGCGCCCGGTTTCCTCGTTAACCGCGTGCTCATGCCCTACATGCTCGGCGCCGTCGAACGGGTCGAAAAGGGGGAGAGCAAGGAGCTGATCGACGCCGCGGCAATCGCTTTCGGCATGCCGATGGGGCCGATCGAGCTGATGGACACGGTCGGGCTCGATGTCGGCAAGTCGGTAGCCCAGGAACTGGGCCATCCCGTGCCCGAGGGCAGCAAGTTCGCAGCGCTGGTCAATGCGGGCAAGCTCGGACGCAAGACGGGTTCGGGCTTCTACACCTGGGAGAAGGGCAAGGCGCAGAAGGGGCCGGTGCCCGAGCACCCGGACCTTGCCGGACTCGGTCGCGAGCTGGTGAAGCCGCTGGTCGACACCACTGAAATCGTCGTGGCCGAAAACGTCGTCGCCAGTGCTGACCTCGCCGATATCGGCGTCATCCTCGGCACCGGATTTGCACCATTCCTCGGCGGGCCGACCAAGGCGCGCCAGGACGGCAAGGCATAA